A window of the Vigna angularis cultivar LongXiaoDou No.4 chromosome 3, ASM1680809v1, whole genome shotgun sequence genome harbors these coding sequences:
- the LOC108324668 gene encoding uncharacterized protein LOC108324668, protein MEENFQVVIHHSGKFIKEGKLNYEGESTTLSFDPDMWNYFLVVSVVKGLGYDGFKELWYCVGGGSVLENRLEPLLDDIGAMHMITLARLNGEVHLFVVHTVSEPEVIHMFEYVSQNTAKVETVQAECEQDTGGECQQDGETQCKVPANEGERVQCDGMSETVIVSEERCEGHHVVEGEIECEGDVNEDVNDDVNDDFNDDAGDVRSWSSSGEDVNHDDGNDCMEGLVDVHVDFDIEEEVGDGVGNVQVDVQSDGASWIQMSDSDVDDGINSDDDRGLSDDEWESEELDSGAESDGKDDEDEGYGKFKTFSMPKTMLDHKWDLGTYFADKQDFVDAIKTYWSRLRFSSTPQCDTLVNNMSEAFNSVLVHTRSKPIISMLEEIRLYLMKRWATNRSKIQSLSGDICPKIKTRLNKESQLTKHWILWKWAITGVPCCHSLAVMKFLNLDVEDFIPCCFRKSTYEEIYSSTVYPINGYKMWEITTHVDVLPPPKRILPERPKKKRKLEQWELVKDDKRMRKGGIKKRCGICKQLGHNRTSCTKSTQTPDVNSHQTQETNPSTQPMMPSSNQDEVVGQGDI, encoded by the exons ATGGAGGAAAATTTCCAAGTTGTTATCCACCACAGTGGAAAGTTCATAAAAGAAGGGAAACTTAACTATGAGGGGGAGAGTACAACTTTGTCGTTTGACCCAGACATGTGGAACTATTTCCTTGTAGTGAGTGTGGTGAAAGGGCTAGGTTATGATGGGTTTAAGGAGTTGTGGTACTGCGTAGGTGGTGGTTCTGTGTTAGAGAATAGGTTGGAGCCTTTGTTGGATGACATAGGAGCCATGCACATGATTACCTTAGCTAGGCTTAATGGTGAGGTGCATCTTTTTGTTGTTCACACAGTTTCTGAACCTGAGGTGATACATATGTTCGAATATGTTTCTCAGAATACAGCTAAAGTAGAAACTGTTCAGGCTGAATGTGAACAGGATACTGGGGGTGAATGTCAACAGGATGGTGAAACACAATGTAAGGTGCCTGCCAATGAAGGTGAGAGAGTTCAATGTGATGGTATGAGTGAAACTGTTATTGTTTCAGAAGAAAGATGTGAGGGTCATCATGTTGTTGAAGGTGAAATTGAGTGTGAAGGGGATGTTAATGAGGATGTCAATGATGATGTTAATGATGATTTTAATGATGATGCTGGTGATGTTCGTAGTTGGAGTTCTAGTGGTGAGGATGTTAATCATGATGATGGCAATGATTGTATGGAAGGTCTGGTTGATGTACATGTTGACTTTGATATAGAAGAGGAGGTAGGAGATGGAGTTGGTAATGTTCAAGTTGATGTGCAATCTGATGGAGCATCATGGATTCAGATGTCTGATagtgatgttgatgatggaataAATAGTGATGATGATAGAGGTTTGTCTGATGATGAATGGGAATCCGAGGAATTAGACAGTGGAGCAGAAAGTGATGGTAAAGATGATGAAGACGAGGGTTATGGGAAGTTTAAAACATTCTCTATGCCTAAGACAATGCTAGATCATAAATGGGATCTGGGTACTTATTTTGCTGACAAGCAAGACTTTGTGGATGCCATAAAAAC ATACTGGTCACGTTTAAGATTTAGCAGCACACCTCAATGTGATACTTTGGTCAACAACATGTCCGAGGCTTTTAATAGTGTTTTGGTGCATACAAGGTCTAAGCCAATCATAAGCATGTTGGAGGAGATCCGCCTTTACTTGATGAAGAGATGGGCAACTAACAGGAGTAAAATACAATCATTGTCTGGGGACATTTGTCCTAAAATCAAGACTAGGCTAAACAAGGAGTCTCAGTTAACTAAACATTGGATTCTGTG GAAGTGGGCTATCACTGGCGTACCATGTTGCCACTCATTGGCAGTTATGAAATTCCTAAATCTAGATGTAGAGGACTTCATACCATGTTGCTTTAGGAAGTCAACATATGAAGAAATATACTCTTCAACTGTATATCCAATAAATGGTTACAAGATGTGGGAGATTACCACACATGTTGATGTCCTCCCTCCACCAAAAAGAATATTGCCTGAGAGACCAAAGAAGAAGCGAAAGTTGGAGCAATGGGAGTTGGTCAAGGACGACAAAAGAATGAGGAAGGGTGGTATAAAGAAAAGATGTGGCATTTGTAAGCAACTGGGCCACAACAGAACTTCTTGCACCAAATCAACCCAGACACCTGATGTGAACTCTCACCAAACACAAGAAACTAACCCATCAACTCAACCAATGATGCCATCATCAAATCAAGATGAAGTTGTAGGTCAAGGGGATATATGA